A window of the Podarcis raffonei isolate rPodRaf1 chromosome 4, rPodRaf1.pri, whole genome shotgun sequence genome harbors these coding sequences:
- the LOC128412956 gene encoding claudin-8-like, protein MACCALQTVALLLGGIGMVGTLTVTLMPQWKVSAFTESNIIVFETIWEGLWMVCVNHFKKHQCKFYGSLLALPPALEASRGLMCTACALSVIAFLIAIAGTKCIRCPGSNEQMKNKILLAAGAIFLLTGVIVLIPVSWTAKNIIEDFHNPGIQFGQKRELGPALYLGWITSACLISGGAIFCSFCGSAEKPGRYRDSSPSSRRLNKPEHIRMMPLSVHSYV, encoded by the coding sequence ATGGCTTGCTGTGCATTGCAAACTGTGGCCCTGTTGCTTGGGGGCATTGGCATGGTTGGGACGTTAACCGTCACTCTGATGCCTCAGTGGAAAGTATCTGCCTTCACAGAAAGTAACATCATAGTCTTTGAGACCATTTGGGAGGGCCTATGGATGGTGTGCGTCAATCATTTCAAGAAGCATCAGTGCAAATTCTACGGATCCTTGTTggcccttccacctgccttggaAGCATCCAGAGGACTAATGTGCACAGCATGTGCCTTGTCAGTTATTGCCTTTCTGATTGCCATTGCTGGCACAAAGTGCATCCGATGTCCTGGCAGTAATGAGCAGATGAAGAACAAGATTCTGTTGGCAGCTGGAGCAATTTTCCTTCTGACTGGGGTCATTGTGCTGATTCCTGTTTCCTGGACTGCCAAAAACATCATCGAGGACTTCCACAATCCAGGAATCCAGTTTGGCCAGAAACGTGAACTGGGACCTGCACTCTATTTAGGCTGGATCACCTCAGCATGTCTAATCAGTGGAGGAGCCATATTTTGCAGCTTTTGTGGCTCTGCAGAGAAGCCTGGAAGATACCGAGATTCATCGCCATCCAGTCGCAGACTGAACAAACCTGAACATATCAGGATGATGCCTCTAAGTGTACATTCTTACGTCTGA
- the LOC128412955 gene encoding claudin-8-like: protein MAAASAALQFAGLILGGIGAVGTFAITGMPQWRVTAFIESNVVVFETSWEGLWMNCIQQSNIRLQCKVYDSLLALPPDLQASRGLMCAASALAFLAFAVAVLGMKCTKCTGNDDRIKGYILLAGGITFIVTGIVVLIPVCFVAHNIIRDFYNPAIQLAQKRELGEALYIGWTSAFCLVAGGAILCCFCRCEEKNRSYRYSVPSQRTAFQSHRTPRRAESSYTKSQYV, encoded by the coding sequence ATGGCTGCCGCTTCTGCTGCTTTGCAGTTTGCTGGACTGATCCTTGGAGGCATTGGCGCAGTTGGGACTTTCGCCATCACGGGCATGCCCCAGTGGCGAGTGACTGCTTTCATTGAAAGCAACGTGGTGGTTTTTGAAACCTCCTGGGAAGGCCTGTGGATGAACTGCATACAGCAATCTAACATCAGGCTGCAATGCAAGGTCTACGACTCCCTCTTGGCTCTGCCTCCTGACCTCCAGGCTTCAAGAGGTCTGATGTGCGCAGCTTCAGCCCTGGCGTTCCTTGCTTTTGCAGTCGCTGTCCTTGGCATGAAGTGCACAAAGTGCACAGGAAATGACGACCGAATAAAAGGGTATATTTTGCTGGCAGGTGGCATCACTTTCATTGTGACTGGCATCGTCGTGCTCATCCCGGTGTGCTTCGTTGCCCACAACATCATCCGAGACTTCTACAATCCAGCCATTCAGCTGGCTCAGAAGCGGGAGCTTGGCGAAGCCCTCTACATAGGCTGGACGTCTGCCTTCTGCCTCGTCGCCGGAGGAGCAATTCTTTGCTGTTTCTGCCGTTGTgaagaaaaaaacagaagctATCGATACTCAGTGCCTTCACAACGCACAGCCTTCCAGAGCCATCGTACGCCAAGAAGAGCTGAAAGTTCGTACACTAAAAGTCAGTATGTTTAG